Proteins encoded within one genomic window of Microbacterium sp. zg-B185:
- a CDS encoding GNAT family N-acetyltransferase, with translation MSEPATRRPLSERLDAGPPALPQHPDVVFRPATVEDIDAVHAAVVASDRLDHPTWVTPREDIADIFELSHVDVARDTLLAIAPDGTVVAMGWAMVHPTQDAELHAYLQGTVHPDWRRRGIGTQLIGWLYARASEILASTGPTADAAIFQYVDEGNTDAVTLGERLGLRTERWFTSMQRDLSAQVDAPAAAEGIELVPYTADRSADVLAARNDAFRDHWGSLPSTPERWEQFVGGPFLRPDLSTLALAEGQVVAFCLASVNEEDWAALGAPNTYIDLIGVVRDYRGRGLAPAVIARTLEAAKAAGLEQAVLDVDTASKTGAHRLYERLGFRPTQRQAALVRRF, from the coding sequence GTGAGTGAGCCAGCGACCCGTCGACCCCTGTCCGAGCGGTTGGATGCCGGACCGCCCGCTCTGCCGCAGCATCCGGACGTCGTGTTCCGACCCGCCACCGTCGAGGACATCGATGCGGTGCATGCGGCGGTGGTGGCATCCGATCGGCTGGACCACCCCACGTGGGTGACCCCGCGCGAGGACATCGCCGACATCTTCGAGCTATCGCACGTCGATGTCGCCCGGGACACGCTGCTGGCCATCGCGCCCGACGGCACGGTGGTGGCCATGGGGTGGGCGATGGTGCATCCCACGCAGGATGCCGAGCTGCACGCGTACCTGCAGGGCACGGTGCACCCGGACTGGCGCAGGCGGGGGATCGGCACGCAGCTCATCGGGTGGCTCTACGCGCGGGCGAGCGAGATCCTCGCCAGCACGGGGCCCACTGCGGACGCGGCGATCTTCCAGTACGTCGATGAGGGCAACACGGATGCTGTGACCCTGGGCGAGCGGCTCGGCCTGCGCACCGAGCGGTGGTTCACGTCCATGCAGCGCGACCTGTCGGCGCAGGTCGATGCGCCGGCTGCCGCTGAGGGTATCGAGCTGGTCCCGTACACGGCCGATCGCTCCGCGGATGTGCTCGCGGCTCGCAACGATGCCTTCCGCGACCACTGGGGAAGCCTGCCCAGCACGCCGGAGCGGTGGGAGCAGTTCGTGGGCGGGCCGTTCCTGCGTCCGGACCTGTCCACGCTCGCCCTCGCCGAGGGACAGGTGGTGGCGTTCTGCCTGGCGTCGGTGAACGAGGAGGACTGGGCGGCGCTCGGCGCCCCGAACACCTACATCGACCTCATCGGGGTCGTGCGGGACTACCGGGGCCGCGGGCTGGCGCCGGCGGTGATCGCGCGGACGCTCGAGGCGGCGAAGGCCGCCGGGCTCGAGCAGGCCGTGCTGGACGTGGACACCGCGAGCAAGACCGGCGCGCACCGGCTGTACGAACGCCTCGGCTTCCGGCCGACGCAGCGGCAGGCGGCGCTGGTCCGGCGCTTCTAG